Proteins from a genomic interval of Bradyrhizobium sp. CCBAU 53340:
- a CDS encoding DUF2312 domain-containing protein, with product MATSAAVRDDEPATKFAKDQLKSIIERIERLEEEKKAISDDIRDVYAESKGNGYDVKALRTIVRLRKQDPNERAEAETILETYMQALGMI from the coding sequence ATGGCCACCTCCGCCGCCGTCCGCGACGACGAGCCCGCGACGAAATTTGCCAAGGACCAGCTCAAATCCATCATCGAGCGCATCGAGCGGCTGGAGGAAGAGAAGAAGGCGATCTCCGACGACATCCGCGACGTCTATGCCGAGAGCAAGGGCAACGGCTACGACGTCAAGGCGCTGCGCACCATCGTGCGCCTGCGCAAGCAGGACCCCAACGAGCGCGCCGAGGCCGAGACGATCCTCGAGACCTACATGCAGGCGCTGGGGATGATCTGA
- a CDS encoding TetR/AcrR family transcriptional regulator produces the protein MVYRRTHQVVKRLAARRSAILAAAREAAAEGGMAAVQIAPVAVRANVAAGTVYRYFPSKAELISELISEVSRDELAAIRRAADAAPGPSSALAAAVTTVAVHTLSQRRLAWGILAEPVDVDVSASRLASRREIAGEIAGRIDAAVRAGHLPAQDTALAATALLGALHEALVGPLAPDNLEDPVKMRDAVQTVTLLALRAVGVMDARARGLVVQQTLLPTTKALVGA, from the coding sequence ATGGTTTATCGGCGGACGCATCAAGTGGTTAAGCGCCTTGCGGCGCGGCGCAGCGCCATCCTGGCGGCGGCAAGGGAAGCCGCAGCCGAAGGCGGCATGGCGGCGGTGCAGATCGCGCCGGTCGCCGTCAGGGCCAATGTGGCGGCCGGCACCGTGTACCGCTACTTCCCCTCCAAGGCCGAGCTGATCTCCGAACTGATCTCCGAGGTCTCGCGCGACGAGCTCGCGGCCATCCGGCGGGCGGCCGATGCCGCCCCGGGCCCGTCCTCGGCGCTGGCGGCGGCCGTGACCACGGTGGCCGTCCATACCCTGTCGCAGCGCAGGCTGGCCTGGGGCATCCTGGCCGAGCCTGTCGACGTCGATGTCAGCGCCTCCCGCCTGGCGAGCCGTCGTGAGATCGCCGGCGAGATCGCAGGCCGGATCGATGCCGCCGTGCGCGCCGGCCATCTGCCGGCGCAGGACACTGCGCTCGCGGCGACCGCTCTGCTCGGCGCGCTGCATGAGGCGCTGGTCGGGCCGCTCGCGCCCGACAATCTCGAAGATCCCGTCAAGATGCGTGATGCGGTGCAAACCGTGACGCTGCTGGCGCTGCGCGCCGTCGGCGTCATGGACGCCCGCGCCCGTGGCCTCGTGGTGCAGCAGACCTTGCTGCCGACGACCAAGGCGCTGGTCGGGGCTTAG
- a CDS encoding DUF1036 domain-containing protein: protein MIAESPRFPLRLLARLVPVLVVGLLCLWTSPASADFRLCNNTSSRVGIALGYKDADGWTTEGWWNISSRSCETLLRGTLVARYYYIYAIDYDRGGEWSGQAFMCSRDKEFTIRGTEDCLARGYDRTGYFEVDTGEQRAWTVQLTDANEQPAAQPRVPGMPGPVGPGGGVPGLPNNPPGATPPGSPGLPPAAAPPSPPPGNKP, encoded by the coding sequence ATGATCGCCGAATCTCCCCGCTTCCCCCTTCGCCTGCTCGCCCGGTTGGTCCCGGTGCTGGTGGTTGGCCTGTTGTGCCTCTGGACCAGCCCGGCCTCGGCCGATTTCCGGCTTTGCAACAACACCTCGAGCCGGGTCGGCATCGCGCTCGGCTACAAGGACGCCGATGGCTGGACCACCGAAGGCTGGTGGAACATCTCATCCCGGTCCTGCGAGACCCTGCTGCGGGGAACGCTGGTCGCCCGTTATTATTACATCTACGCGATCGACTATGACCGCGGCGGCGAATGGTCGGGGCAGGCCTTCATGTGTTCGCGCGACAAGGAATTCACCATCCGCGGCACCGAGGACTGCCTGGCGCGCGGCTATGACCGGACCGGCTATTTCGAGGTCGATACCGGCGAGCAGCGGGCCTGGACGGTGCAGCTCACCGACGCCAACGAGCAACCCGCCGCCCAACCGCGTGTCCCCGGAATGCCCGGCCCTGTTGGCCCTGGTGGTGGCGTTCCGGGTTTGCCCAATAACCCGCCCGGTGCTACGCCCCCGGGCTCGCCCGGCCTGCCACCGGCCGCCGCCCCGCCCTCGCCCCCGCCTGGAAATAAGCCATGA
- a CDS encoding DUF882 domain-containing protein, translated as MGSYVLAGFARQFAALSLSHAGVKVGSRIGLASLVLLAAAGSVHNAAALNETKTLSFHHTHSGEDLTVTFKRDGRYDEAALKTLNHFLRDWRTQDETVMDRHLFDILWEVYRDVDGKQPIQIISSYRSPATNAMLRRRSAHTGVARFSQHMLGHAMDFYIPGVPLEQIRFAGLRLQRGGVGFYPTSGSPFVHLDTGSVRHWPRMTHDQLVRVFPDGKTVHVPSDGVPLKGYELAKAEIERRGDGDDGASKPGFFAALFKGKSAPAAASSDEDDEGAPAPAAKPVMPTVVAAAVKPADPVPTPRAKPQIASALQLASADAQPVVLPKPKPAPVADKPAAGKPETPADIINARGFWDDVPATPQQATPAQIAALKARQALAAATDPQPTASVSKSALQALAFAPAASPVDRANVVAASAPIPRGARPASTARNAAPATEINTVVGKGTDGMIATATRLSAAKSESIWLKIVMLSPSASRAMSVTLMGELDMAAMRTYFVKPQAVVAMGFTDDPMQGLSCDSFSGSATTKIETTSFVMRTAALR; from the coding sequence GTGGGCTCATACGTGCTGGCTGGTTTCGCACGCCAATTCGCTGCGTTGTCGTTGTCCCATGCGGGCGTGAAGGTCGGATCTCGGATCGGCCTCGCCTCGCTGGTGCTGCTTGCGGCTGCCGGTTCGGTTCATAACGCCGCGGCGCTGAACGAAACCAAGACGCTCTCCTTCCATCACACCCATTCCGGCGAAGACCTCACCGTCACCTTCAAGCGCGATGGCCGCTACGACGAGGCCGCGCTCAAGACACTCAATCACTTCCTGCGCGACTGGCGCACCCAGGACGAGACGGTGATGGACCGTCACCTCTTCGACATCCTCTGGGAAGTCTATCGCGACGTCGACGGCAAGCAGCCGATCCAGATCATCTCCTCCTACCGCTCCCCCGCCACCAACGCCATGCTTCGCCGCCGTTCCGCCCATACGGGCGTGGCGCGCTTCAGCCAGCACATGCTGGGCCATGCAATGGATTTCTACATTCCGGGTGTGCCGCTGGAGCAGATCCGCTTCGCCGGCCTCCGCCTCCAGCGCGGCGGCGTCGGCTTCTACCCGACCTCCGGCTCGCCCTTCGTGCATCTCGACACCGGCAGCGTCCGGCACTGGCCGCGCATGACACATGACCAGCTTGTGCGCGTCTTCCCGGACGGAAAAACGGTGCATGTGCCGAGCGACGGCGTGCCGCTGAAGGGTTATGAGCTCGCCAAGGCCGAGATCGAGCGCCGTGGCGATGGCGATGACGGCGCCAGCAAGCCGGGCTTCTTCGCCGCCCTGTTCAAGGGCAAGTCGGCTCCTGCAGCTGCCAGCAGTGACGAGGATGACGAGGGCGCGCCGGCCCCGGCCGCCAAGCCTGTCATGCCCACCGTGGTCGCTGCCGCAGTCAAGCCGGCGGACCCGGTACCGACACCGCGGGCCAAGCCGCAGATCGCCTCGGCGCTCCAACTCGCCTCCGCCGACGCGCAGCCTGTTGTGCTGCCCAAGCCGAAGCCGGCGCCCGTGGCTGACAAGCCGGCCGCCGGCAAGCCCGAGACCCCCGCCGACATCATCAATGCCCGCGGCTTCTGGGACGATGTGCCGGCGACGCCGCAGCAGGCAACGCCTGCCCAGATCGCAGCGTTGAAAGCACGTCAGGCACTAGCCGCAGCCACCGATCCGCAACCGACCGCAAGCGTCTCCAAGTCAGCCCTTCAGGCGCTGGCTTTCGCGCCGGCGGCCTCTCCGGTCGATCGCGCCAACGTCGTCGCCGCTTCCGCGCCGATCCCGCGCGGCGCGCGCCCGGCATCCACGGCCCGCAACGCCGCACCGGCCACCGAGATCAACACGGTCGTCGGCAAAGGCACGGATGGCATGATCGCAACGGCAACCCGGCTCTCCGCGGCCAAGAGCGAGAGTATCTGGCTCAAGATCGTGATGCTGTCGCCGAGCGCCAGCCGCGCGATGTCGGTCACGCTGATGGGCGAGCTCGATATGGCCGCGATGCGCACCTATTTCGTCAAGCCGCAGGCGGTGGTCGCAATGGGCTTCACCGACGATCCGATGCAGGGCCTGTCCTGCGACAGTTTCTCGGGCAGCGCGACCACGAAGATCGAGACGACGTCGTTCGTCATGCGCACGGCCGCGCTGCGCTAA
- the pyk gene encoding pyruvate kinase: MRRLRRIKILATLGPASSDLAMIRRLFEAGADVFRINMSHTPHDKMRELVATIRNVESSYGRPIGILVDLQGPKLRLGAFAEGSVQLQNGQTFTLDSDKTPGDANRVQLPHPEILAALRPGHALLLDDGKVRLIAEETSKEHAVTRVVVGGKMSDRKGVSLPDTDLPVSAMTPKDRADLEAALVTGVDWIALSFVQRADDVLEAKKMIRGRAAVMAKIEKPQAIDRLADIIDASDALMVARGDLGVELPLERVPSLQKQMTRMARRAGKPVVIATQMLESMIQSPVPTRAEVSDVATAVYEGADAIMLSAESAAGKFPVEAVSTMNRIGEEVERDPTYRSVITAQRPAPESTAGDAIADAARQIAETLDLPALICWTSSGSTATRVARERPKPPIVAITPNITAGRRLAAVWGVHCVVAEDARDQDDMVNRAGQIAFRDGFVRAGQRVIIVAGVPLGIPGTTNMVRIASVGPEGDANM, from the coding sequence ATGAGGCGTCTTCGCCGTATCAAGATTCTCGCGACCCTCGGACCTGCCTCGTCGGACCTTGCGATGATCCGCCGCCTGTTCGAGGCTGGCGCCGACGTATTCCGCATCAACATGAGCCACACGCCGCATGACAAGATGCGCGAGCTGGTGGCGACGATCCGCAATGTCGAGAGCAGCTACGGCCGCCCGATCGGCATCCTGGTCGATCTTCAGGGCCCCAAGCTCAGGCTCGGCGCCTTCGCCGAAGGCTCGGTCCAGCTCCAGAACGGCCAGACCTTCACGCTCGATTCCGACAAGACGCCGGGCGATGCCAACCGCGTCCAGCTTCCTCACCCCGAGATCCTTGCCGCGCTCAGGCCGGGCCACGCGCTGCTGCTCGACGACGGCAAGGTGCGGCTGATCGCGGAGGAGACCTCCAAGGAGCATGCGGTGACGCGCGTCGTGGTCGGCGGCAAGATGAGCGACCGCAAGGGCGTCAGCCTGCCCGACACCGACCTGCCGGTCTCGGCGATGACGCCGAAGGACCGCGCCGACCTCGAAGCGGCCCTCGTCACCGGCGTCGACTGGATCGCGCTGTCCTTCGTGCAGCGCGCCGACGACGTGCTCGAAGCCAAGAAGATGATTCGCGGCCGCGCCGCGGTCATGGCCAAGATCGAGAAGCCGCAGGCGATCGATCGCCTCGCCGACATCATCGACGCCTCCGACGCGCTGATGGTGGCGCGCGGCGACCTCGGCGTCGAACTGCCGCTCGAGCGCGTGCCGAGCCTGCAGAAGCAGATGACGCGCATGGCGCGCCGCGCCGGCAAGCCGGTGGTGATCGCAACCCAGATGCTGGAATCGATGATCCAGTCGCCGGTGCCGACCCGCGCCGAAGTCTCCGACGTCGCCACCGCCGTCTATGAGGGCGCCGACGCCATCATGCTGTCGGCGGAATCGGCGGCCGGCAAATTCCCGGTCGAGGCGGTCTCGACCATGAACCGCATCGGCGAGGAGGTCGAGCGCGACCCGACCTACCGGTCGGTGATCACGGCGCAGCGCCCCGCGCCGGAATCCACCGCGGGCGATGCCATCGCGGATGCCGCCCGGCAGATCGCCGAGACGCTCGATCTGCCCGCTTTGATCTGCTGGACCTCATCCGGCTCGACCGCGACGCGCGTGGCGCGCGAGCGGCCGAAGCCGCCGATCGTGGCGATCACGCCGAACATCACCGCCGGACGCCGGCTCGCCGCGGTCTGGGGTGTGCATTGCGTGGTGGCGGAGGACGCGCGCGACCAGGACGACATGGTGAACCGCGCCGGCCAGATTGCCTTCCGCGACGGCTTTGTCCGCGCCGGCCAGCGCGTGATCATCGTCGCCGGCGTGCCGCTCGGCATTCCCGGCACCACCAACATGGTGCGCATCGCCTCCGTCGGCCCCGAGGGCGACGCGAATATGTGA
- a CDS encoding DUF1244 domain-containing protein, with protein MAIDDKTRTELEAAAFRRLVDHLKTRTDVQNIDLMNLAGFCRNCLSNWLKDAADAQGVPLSKDESREAVYGMPYEAWKAKYQGTASPGQLEAMKKVHPHNH; from the coding sequence ATGGCAATCGACGACAAAACCAGAACGGAGCTCGAGGCGGCCGCCTTCCGGCGCCTGGTCGATCATCTGAAGACGCGGACCGACGTCCAGAACATCGACCTGATGAATCTGGCCGGCTTCTGCCGCAACTGCCTGTCGAACTGGCTCAAGGATGCCGCGGACGCGCAAGGGGTACCCTTGAGCAAGGACGAGAGCCGGGAGGCCGTCTACGGCATGCCCTACGAGGCCTGGAAGGCGAAGTACCAGGGCACGGCGAGCCCCGGGCAGCTCGAGGCGATGAAGAAGGTCCATCCCCACAATCATTAA
- a CDS encoding DUF1801 domain-containing protein: protein MTAPPLSREVISAFGALPAPIGTRLLQVRDLIFAIAAADDNVGRLTETLKWGEPAYLTDETGSGSTIRLGRLKDSDHAAILFNCKTTLVDTFRERFHDQFEYRQTRALLLPVAGKLPKQALSVCLSLALTYHLDRRGKKAR from the coding sequence GTGACCGCACCGCCCCTGTCGCGTGAGGTGATCAGTGCCTTCGGCGCTCTTCCAGCGCCGATCGGCACGCGGTTGCTCCAGGTGCGCGACCTGATTTTTGCGATCGCGGCGGCGGATGACAATGTCGGCCGTCTCACCGAGACGCTGAAATGGGGCGAGCCTGCGTACCTGACCGATGAGACGGGCAGTGGCTCGACCATCCGGCTTGGCCGCCTCAAGGACTCCGACCACGCCGCCATTCTGTTCAACTGCAAGACAACGCTCGTCGACACGTTCCGCGAGCGGTTTCACGATCAGTTCGAATACCGGCAGACCCGGGCGCTGTTGCTGCCGGTGGCCGGCAAACTGCCGAAGCAGGCGCTATCAGTCTGCCTGTCGCTGGCGCTGACCTATCATCTGGATCGGCGGGGAAAGAAGGCGCGCTAG